The following proteins are co-located in the Polystyrenella longa genome:
- a CDS encoding aldose epimerase family protein yields MKLLPPLANSSLILVPLMLVFIALPGCTDPQETQQNNIPSANSAKESTTEVDSETLSEAPFEMTLQREPVDDKIVRYMLSNDQGMVVELINLGATVTRVLLPDDEEGQVNVTLNFDDLTKYKTNPPYFGSICGRYSNRIAEGKFSLEGQEYTLAINNDPNHLHGGDEGFNKKFWLAEEIDLDDQVGVEFTYVSFDGEEGYPGEMTVKVKYTLNNQNELKLDYSATSNKPTVLNLTNHCYWNLAGAGSGSILDHELKLNCSRYIPVDSTGIPTGELIEVAETPMDFTSFHALGERIDQVEGGYDHCYVLDNDDAEGLQTIATLRDPESGRALEILTSEPGVQLYTGNFLDGSAEVGGYEKNGGICLESQHFPDSPNQPEFPSTTLAPAEIYQQTTVHRFQFNQPKSE; encoded by the coding sequence ATGAAGTTGCTCCCCCCGCTCGCGAATTCGTCCTTGATTCTGGTCCCTCTGATGCTCGTCTTCATTGCCCTGCCCGGTTGCACAGACCCGCAAGAAACGCAGCAGAATAATATTCCGTCGGCGAATTCGGCAAAAGAATCGACGACCGAGGTGGATTCAGAAACACTCAGTGAAGCTCCCTTTGAAATGACCTTACAGCGCGAGCCCGTCGACGACAAAATCGTCCGCTATATGCTTTCCAATGATCAGGGAATGGTAGTGGAGCTGATCAACCTGGGGGCAACCGTCACTCGAGTTTTACTACCGGATGATGAAGAAGGTCAGGTCAATGTCACGTTGAACTTCGACGACTTAACAAAGTACAAAACGAACCCACCTTACTTCGGTAGCATCTGCGGTCGGTATTCCAATCGCATCGCGGAAGGAAAGTTCTCATTGGAAGGTCAGGAATACACACTGGCAATCAACAACGATCCGAATCACCTGCACGGTGGAGACGAAGGGTTCAACAAGAAATTCTGGCTGGCGGAAGAGATCGATCTCGATGATCAGGTGGGCGTCGAATTCACCTACGTCAGTTTCGATGGCGAAGAAGGTTATCCGGGCGAGATGACTGTCAAAGTGAAATACACACTGAATAACCAGAATGAACTTAAACTCGATTACTCAGCAACCAGTAACAAGCCAACAGTGTTGAATCTGACGAATCACTGTTACTGGAATCTCGCTGGGGCAGGCTCAGGATCAATCCTCGACCACGAATTAAAGCTAAACTGCAGCCGGTACATTCCGGTCGACAGCACGGGAATTCCGACAGGTGAACTTATCGAAGTCGCAGAGACGCCGATGGACTTCACCAGTTTTCATGCCTTGGGAGAACGGATCGATCAGGTCGAAGGAGGATATGACCATTGTTATGTCCTCGATAATGACGACGCCGAGGGGCTACAGACCATCGCGACATTACGTGACCCGGAATCTGGCCGAGCACTTGAAATTCTGACCAGTGAACCGGGCGTGCAATTATATACAGGAAACTTCCTGGATGGTTCTGCAGAGGTCGGAGGCTACGAGAAAAATGGTGGCATCTGCCTGGAATCGCAACACTTCCCGGACTCTCCAAACCAACCTGAGTTTCCATCCACGACGCTCGCGCCTGCGGAAATCTATCAGCAGACGACCGTTCATCGATTTCAGTTTAACCAACCGAAATCGGAATAA
- the waaF gene encoding lipopolysaccharide heptosyltransferase II, whose protein sequence is MSAGATICGTQSQEAERSLLLNQYCHLRREWTYREMVTAPSSKQTPLDLMDARRICIIKPSALGDVVQTLPLLPMLRERFPKAKISWVINSSFANLLEEHPALDEIIPFNRQGGWREWPPLIKQLRAGKFDLVLDLQGLLRTAVMTWSTRAPVRIGLQTAREMSHFACHQLIPDSDKQMPAYNRMWRVAEALGMGATPRETIITVSDSDRQIVEEKLAPISRPFVAIQPGAQWSTKRWPVEKFAEVAARAADTHDLAMVLIGSQGERLLAQQLQQEIQQRNPNAIVLDLAGETTLKQLSHLLERSTMLLTNDSGPMHLAAGLQVPLVGVFTSTSSVRSGPPPTSTTRLVTTTDACQACYKKICPRTGDLHLTCQKRLSTAPVLDAVNQLVTQLQARAA, encoded by the coding sequence TTGAGCGCTGGCGCTACAATCTGCGGCACCCAAAGCCAGGAAGCAGAACGTTCGCTTCTGCTGAATCAATACTGTCATCTTCGCCGCGAATGGACATATCGCGAGATGGTCACCGCACCTTCCTCCAAACAGACACCGCTTGATCTTATGGATGCTCGTCGGATCTGTATCATCAAACCCAGCGCTCTTGGAGACGTGGTTCAAACGTTGCCACTGCTTCCCATGCTGCGGGAGCGGTTTCCCAAGGCCAAGATTAGTTGGGTGATCAACAGTAGTTTTGCCAACCTGCTGGAGGAACACCCTGCGTTGGACGAGATCATTCCGTTCAACCGTCAGGGTGGCTGGCGTGAATGGCCACCTCTAATCAAACAATTGAGAGCTGGCAAATTCGATCTTGTTCTCGATTTACAGGGATTGCTGCGAACGGCCGTGATGACGTGGTCCACCAGAGCACCCGTTCGGATTGGATTGCAGACAGCTCGGGAAATGTCCCACTTCGCCTGCCACCAACTCATCCCGGATTCCGACAAACAAATGCCCGCGTACAACCGCATGTGGCGCGTGGCCGAAGCCCTTGGTATGGGGGCGACACCTCGTGAAACAATTATCACAGTGAGTGATTCGGACCGTCAGATTGTGGAAGAGAAACTGGCACCCATTTCTCGACCATTCGTGGCCATTCAACCGGGAGCTCAGTGGAGCACCAAACGGTGGCCGGTGGAAAAATTTGCGGAAGTGGCCGCCCGCGCTGCAGATACGCATGACCTGGCGATGGTGCTGATCGGCTCCCAAGGGGAGCGGCTTCTGGCTCAGCAACTCCAGCAGGAAATTCAGCAGCGAAACCCAAATGCGATAGTTCTCGATCTTGCCGGAGAAACGACGTTAAAACAGTTGTCGCATTTGCTGGAACGGTCCACGATGTTGTTGACCAATGATTCCGGGCCCATGCATCTGGCGGCCGGCTTGCAAGTCCCCCTGGTTGGGGTCTTTACCAGCACCAGTTCTGTTCGATCAGGTCCGCCTCCCACATCGACGACGCGATTGGTGACGACAACGGATGCCTGTCAGGCGTGTTACAAAAAAATATGTCCTCGGACGGGTGACCTGCATCTCACCTGTCAAAAAAGACTTTCTACCGCCCCTGTGTTGGACGCTGTCAATCAGCTGGTCACGCAACTGCAAGCTCGAGCCGCCTGA
- a CDS encoding DUF4339 domain-containing protein, with the protein MINEWYYQQDGEEIGPVPFEQIKDLARSGQLSPEDQIRDAVSGMLLPAKSIGGLFPAPTANSNNSSVPPARRRRTSQDSLSQNSTQRPTNTRRPRERNLYEESSIGKVAQEAMAEQSRTSDRDRRQKSLESGTARYESANSKTRQTASRIGEYAEQINDNEESESRFAFLGELKEHPIKLTILAVCIAAGIFKWLPERDYGPQVYKEFNKIYADVDHALTEGATEDEWNSLKEQSRAEIEILNNKLAMKETRSPVERQLITIGKNLYVLFDAPGNQLEAKQGEVVKSLNNVREQLE; encoded by the coding sequence ATGATCAACGAGTGGTACTATCAGCAGGACGGGGAGGAAATCGGCCCCGTTCCATTTGAGCAGATCAAAGATTTGGCGCGGAGTGGCCAGTTGTCACCCGAAGATCAGATCCGAGATGCTGTCTCTGGTATGCTGCTCCCAGCCAAATCAATTGGTGGATTGTTTCCCGCACCGACAGCGAACTCAAACAATTCTTCAGTGCCTCCCGCAAGACGGCGCCGAACCTCCCAGGATTCGTTATCCCAGAATTCGACGCAACGTCCCACCAATACTCGCCGCCCACGAGAGCGCAACCTGTACGAAGAAAGTAGCATCGGCAAAGTCGCTCAGGAGGCGATGGCCGAACAATCGCGGACCAGCGATCGCGATCGCAGACAGAAGTCTCTCGAAAGTGGGACTGCACGCTACGAATCGGCAAATTCCAAAACTCGCCAGACTGCCAGTCGAATTGGTGAATACGCAGAACAGATCAACGACAATGAAGAGAGTGAGTCTCGCTTTGCCTTTTTGGGTGAGCTTAAGGAACACCCCATTAAACTCACGATTCTGGCTGTTTGCATAGCAGCTGGGATTTTCAAATGGCTGCCAGAACGCGACTACGGTCCCCAGGTATATAAAGAGTTCAACAAAATCTACGCCGATGTGGATCACGCCCTTACGGAAGGGGCAACAGAAGATGAATGGAACTCTTTAAAAGAGCAGTCGCGTGCAGAAATCGAAATTCTGAATAACAAGTTGGCGATGAAAGAAACTCGCTCTCCCGTCGAACGACAACTGATCACAATCGGAAAAAACTTATACGTTCTCTTTGACGCGCCTGGCAATCAACTTGAAGCAAAACAAGGGGAAGTCGTCAAGTCGCTGAACAACGTCCGTGAACAGTTGGAATAG
- a CDS encoding peroxiredoxin family protein: protein MNSNQIIRGTIGVCAALVLVMGINGAELKADQPQTGEKIADFELKDLNGKAHKLSKLNESDQVVLLVLRGYPGYQCPLCSKQMSSFLSKASAFDEASAKVVMIYPGAADSIEQFASEFIKGQEFPENFVFLIDPDYQFLVANDLRWDAEKETSYPSTFVIGKDGVVKYAKISKTHGGRTSPTEILAELK from the coding sequence ATGAATAGCAATCAGATTATTCGAGGGACGATCGGCGTCTGTGCTGCCTTGGTACTGGTGATGGGGATTAACGGGGCCGAGTTAAAAGCAGATCAGCCACAAACAGGAGAGAAGATCGCTGATTTTGAACTGAAGGACCTCAATGGCAAAGCTCATAAATTGAGCAAGTTGAATGAGTCAGACCAAGTCGTCCTGCTCGTCTTGCGTGGGTATCCCGGATACCAGTGCCCGCTCTGTTCCAAACAGATGTCCAGTTTTCTATCCAAAGCCAGTGCATTTGACGAAGCGAGTGCCAAAGTCGTCATGATTTACCCCGGAGCGGCCGATTCGATCGAGCAGTTTGCCAGCGAATTCATAAAAGGACAGGAGTTCCCTGAAAACTTCGTGTTTCTGATCGATCCCGATTATCAGTTCCTGGTGGCGAATGACCTGCGTTGGGATGCGGAAAAAGAGACTTCTTACCCGAGTACTTTTGTGATCGGCAAAGATGGTGTCGTGAAGTACGCTAAGATCAGTAAGACGCACGGTGGACGAACCAGTCCCACAGAGATTCTCGCCGAACTGAAGTAA
- a CDS encoding BlaI/MecI/CopY family transcriptional regulator: MKAQKKSHTQLARRERQIMEAIYNLKEASVSDVLKQLPDPPSYSAIRAMMRLLEEKGHLKHRQVGTKYVYRPTESKETVRKSVLKHVVTSLFDNSTENAFAALLDISSSNLTKSELKSISTMIDGAKANAK, translated from the coding sequence ATGAAAGCACAAAAAAAATCACACACTCAACTTGCCCGTCGTGAACGTCAGATTATGGAAGCGATCTACAATCTGAAAGAAGCTTCTGTATCAGACGTTCTCAAGCAACTGCCCGATCCACCCAGCTATTCCGCCATTCGTGCAATGATGCGTCTACTGGAAGAAAAGGGCCACCTGAAACATCGACAAGTCGGAACGAAATACGTGTACCGTCCGACCGAGTCTAAAGAGACTGTCCGCAAGTCGGTACTGAAACATGTCGTCACTTCTCTGTTCGATAACTCGACAGAAAACGCTTTCGCTGCTTTGCTGGATATCTCCAGCAGCAACCTCACTAAAAGTGAGTTGAAGAGCATTTCGACGATGATAGACGGTGCCAAAGCGAATGCCAAATAG
- a CDS encoding PNPOx family protein, with the protein MKQYCGAVNDSSRKDALITAFHSLDQIESSIWKGLSLAPTEVLHPWRLPALGTNSEEGCELRTVVLRSCDAATRTLYAHTDLRSPKVLQVEQHSRTCWLFYHPEQRTQLRIIGRTQIHHQDTVADQFWTESDPTSLNLYRAPHPPGTVQPGPDPNLPLEIRGRKLSREEVEPGRDIFVVMATRIESIDWLRLDQAGSLRALFKWDDENQRTANWISP; encoded by the coding sequence TTGAAACAATACTGCGGTGCCGTAAACGACAGTTCCAGGAAGGATGCTCTCATTACTGCGTTTCATTCTCTCGATCAGATTGAATCGAGCATCTGGAAAGGGTTGTCCCTCGCGCCAACCGAAGTCCTCCATCCATGGAGACTCCCCGCACTCGGAACCAACAGCGAGGAAGGTTGCGAATTGCGAACAGTTGTTCTTCGCTCCTGCGATGCCGCCACTCGCACCCTTTATGCTCATACCGACCTTCGCTCTCCTAAAGTCCTGCAGGTGGAGCAACACTCCCGTACCTGTTGGTTGTTCTATCATCCTGAACAGCGGACTCAACTTCGTATCATCGGGCGGACTCAAATACATCATCAGGATACGGTGGCCGACCAGTTCTGGACGGAAAGCGATCCCACCAGTCTCAACCTGTATCGTGCCCCGCACCCGCCCGGGACCGTTCAGCCTGGGCCAGACCCTAATCTTCCTTTAGAAATTCGCGGGCGTAAGCTCAGCCGCGAGGAAGTAGAACCGGGAAGAGATATATTCGTCGTGATGGCGACAAGAATCGAATCCATCGACTGGCTCCGACTCGATCAGGCTGGTTCCCTTCGCGCGCTATTTAAATGGGACGATGAGAACCAGCGGACTGCGAATTGGATTTCGCCGTAA
- a CDS encoding RNA polymerase sigma factor: MQTVSDLSSDRKQSQPLEGGVNDARLVEEVRRGNSDAYGELVERYQHRLLRVIQRFISDHDLAQDLAQEAFIRAYEKLDQFDPSRRFGPWLFRIAVNLTMDYLRKVKRRGRWVLFSESPSEQSPDPSTSDPREHQDLSQEVRAVIEEIPEKYRTVLVLRDLENFSTSEIAAILDRKEATIRWRLAEARNQFQAIWNKRVAETE; the protein is encoded by the coding sequence ATGCAAACTGTGTCTGATCTCTCATCTGATCGAAAACAATCTCAACCGCTGGAAGGTGGCGTCAACGATGCCCGTCTTGTGGAAGAGGTACGCAGAGGTAACTCCGATGCTTACGGAGAATTGGTAGAGCGGTATCAACATCGGTTGCTACGCGTGATCCAACGTTTTATCTCTGATCATGATCTGGCACAGGATTTGGCGCAGGAAGCATTTATCAGAGCCTACGAAAAACTGGATCAATTCGACCCTTCACGCCGATTCGGTCCCTGGTTGTTTCGGATTGCAGTGAACCTGACAATGGATTATTTGAGAAAAGTAAAGCGGCGTGGTCGCTGGGTTCTCTTCTCAGAAAGCCCATCTGAGCAGTCACCTGATCCTTCAACATCGGACCCCAGAGAACACCAGGACCTCAGTCAGGAAGTTCGAGCGGTCATAGAAGAGATTCCTGAGAAGTATCGAACTGTCCTTGTGCTGCGTGACTTGGAAAACTTTTCCACGTCTGAGATTGCGGCGATTCTGGATCGGAAGGAAGCGACCATTCGTTGGCGACTGGCGGAAGCCCGGAACCAATTCCAGGCGATCTGGAACAAACGCGTGGCTGAAACCGAATAA
- a CDS encoding helix-turn-helix domain-containing protein, which yields MTSNVDQVQSEEQLITKAQSAISQCNWVVGECAAQWTQKYAKGRTDSDFAALIGLSPDQVYQRRRVWETFSETSESYENLKWSHFYVALNWEDSPECLQWAHENEATVVEMKAWRRALRGEDLTEEAEEFHHDSHSGDPSIAFVPDTLTPVQDPSNFGGSGEGGSEMAGASRSGSASETVQAVARETSDAGYAPFSPDAKKNPNESGADHPDRVVPMAEQADQLLKKMTSTIKRLSKSLSPEMIKAMEDQPQGDLEEFHDILTEFREKVASLI from the coding sequence ATGACCTCGAATGTCGATCAGGTGCAATCGGAAGAGCAACTCATCACAAAAGCGCAAAGTGCGATCAGTCAGTGTAACTGGGTGGTAGGAGAATGCGCCGCTCAGTGGACGCAGAAATACGCTAAAGGGCGGACCGATTCTGATTTCGCGGCTCTGATCGGCCTTAGCCCGGACCAAGTCTATCAGCGTCGACGTGTCTGGGAGACATTCTCGGAAACGAGCGAGTCGTACGAAAACCTGAAATGGTCGCATTTCTATGTCGCACTCAATTGGGAAGATTCGCCCGAGTGTCTGCAATGGGCGCATGAGAACGAAGCGACTGTCGTAGAAATGAAAGCGTGGCGACGCGCTCTTCGCGGCGAAGATTTGACCGAAGAGGCGGAAGAGTTTCATCATGACTCCCATTCGGGCGATCCTTCCATCGCTTTTGTGCCTGATACTCTGACACCAGTGCAGGATCCGTCCAATTTCGGTGGTTCTGGCGAAGGGGGTAGCGAAATGGCGGGGGCGTCCCGCAGTGGTTCCGCCAGCGAAACCGTCCAGGCGGTCGCTCGGGAAACAAGCGATGCCGGTTACGCTCCATTCAGCCCAGACGCGAAGAAGAATCCGAATGAGTCGGGAGCCGACCATCCAGACCGCGTCGTGCCGATGGCCGAGCAAGCGGATCAACTTCTGAAGAAAATGACCAGTACGATTAAGCGGCTCTCCAAGTCACTTTCACCCGAGATGATCAAAGCCATGGAAGATCAACCTCAGGGTGACCTGGAAGAGTTCCACGACATCCTCACTGAGTTTCGTGAGAAAGTCGCCTCACTGATTTGA
- a CDS encoding histone deacetylase family protein, translating into MTLLFHDPIFQEHKTGSHPESAKRLVAIDRRLSEAGMLEKLPCGKVREASREQITAIHDDDYRRHLRETAAAGGGHIETDTVISPRSYDVAITAAGTACAAVDQVLSGNHQTALCLIRPPGHHALPQDAMGFCLFNNVAVAARQAINQHKLDRVMIVDWDVHHGNGTQHMFYEDEQVTFFSSHRWPFYPGSGRKEETGRGKGLGTTFNLPLEFGTSRKEFLSAFEQRLHQAAEKSRPELVLISAGFDAHRLDPVGSLGLETEDFKDLTHIVQDVASTHCEGRLVSLLEGGYHTDALADSVLLHLETLIEGEKNEGEKTS; encoded by the coding sequence GTGACGCTTCTCTTTCACGATCCAATATTTCAGGAACATAAAACGGGGTCGCATCCCGAGTCCGCCAAAAGGCTTGTCGCAATTGATCGTCGGTTGAGTGAAGCCGGAATGCTGGAAAAACTGCCATGCGGTAAAGTCCGCGAAGCGAGCCGCGAGCAGATAACGGCGATTCATGACGATGATTACCGAAGGCACCTTCGAGAGACGGCAGCAGCGGGTGGCGGACATATTGAAACGGATACCGTGATCAGCCCGCGATCGTACGATGTTGCTATAACCGCCGCCGGTACGGCGTGCGCAGCGGTCGATCAGGTACTAAGTGGGAACCACCAAACGGCGCTTTGTCTCATTCGGCCTCCCGGGCATCATGCGTTACCCCAGGACGCCATGGGATTTTGCCTGTTTAACAATGTCGCCGTCGCCGCGAGACAGGCGATAAACCAGCATAAACTCGACCGGGTCATGATAGTCGATTGGGATGTGCATCATGGTAATGGTACACAGCACATGTTCTATGAAGACGAACAGGTTACTTTTTTCTCCTCCCACCGCTGGCCGTTTTATCCCGGTTCAGGCCGAAAAGAGGAGACGGGACGAGGGAAAGGGCTCGGAACGACCTTCAATCTCCCTCTGGAGTTCGGTACATCCCGGAAAGAGTTTCTCTCTGCTTTCGAACAACGACTGCATCAGGCCGCTGAGAAAAGTCGCCCTGAACTGGTTCTCATCAGTGCCGGTTTTGACGCTCACCGACTCGATCCGGTGGGGTCGCTGGGTCTGGAGACGGAGGACTTCAAAGACCTGACCCACATAGTGCAGGATGTGGCCAGCACGCACTGCGAAGGTCGTCTTGTGAGCTTACTTGAAGGAGGCTACCACACCGACGCACTTGCCGATTCGGTCCTACTGCATTTGGAGACATTGATTGAGGGAGAAAAAAATGAGGGAGAAAAAACATCTTAA